In Irregularibacter muris, a single window of DNA contains:
- the codB gene encoding cytosine permease, with amino-acid sequence MADATTKKSIDSEHSLSAVDQGSRQGFWAVLVVMVGFTFFSPSMTAGGNLGIGLNMRDFFVAMILGNAFLGLYTGALAYIGQKTGLTLDLLARYSFGEKGSYLPSALISFTQIGWFGVGVAMFALPVGTLFNINTTLLIVVTGILMTATAYKGIKALAVLGSVAVPLIAILGIYSVNFGINQVNGFQNVFAEVPAAPLTMAAALSIVIGSFVSGGTGTPNFTRFSKTPKISVWATVIAFFIGNSIMFIFGAVGGAVTGSPDIFDILISQGLMIPAIVVLGLNIWTTNNNALYTSGLGLANITKIKMQPMVLIGGAIGTVAALWLYNNFVTYLSLLGGMIPPVGVVIIIDYFMNRKNYENEAYEKKSINTGAILAVVAGSLVGVFVKWGIAPVNSLVVSAVVYYAFELINNK; translated from the coding sequence ATGGCAGATGCAACAACTAAAAAATCAATAGATAGTGAACATTCACTATCAGCAGTTGATCAAGGCAGTAGACAAGGTTTTTGGGCAGTACTTGTAGTAATGGTAGGTTTTACTTTTTTTTCTCCTAGCATGACAGCAGGGGGAAATCTAGGCATTGGCCTGAACATGAGAGACTTCTTTGTGGCTATGATTTTGGGAAATGCATTTTTAGGATTGTATACTGGAGCTTTGGCCTATATTGGTCAAAAAACAGGACTTACTTTGGATTTATTGGCTAGATATTCCTTTGGAGAAAAGGGATCCTATTTGCCTTCAGCATTAATCAGTTTTACACAAATTGGCTGGTTTGGTGTAGGGGTAGCCATGTTTGCTCTACCTGTGGGAACTTTATTTAACATCAATACCACACTTTTGATTGTAGTAACCGGTATTTTAATGACGGCAACAGCCTATAAAGGAATTAAAGCTCTTGCAGTTTTAGGTTCAGTGGCTGTTCCACTAATTGCTATTTTAGGAATATATTCTGTCAATTTTGGAATTAACCAAGTAAATGGCTTTCAAAATGTCTTTGCAGAAGTTCCTGCAGCACCCTTGACCATGGCAGCAGCTCTTTCCATCGTTATCGGTAGCTTTGTCAGTGGAGGAACAGGTACGCCTAACTTTACTCGTTTTTCTAAGACCCCTAAGATTTCGGTATGGGCTACTGTAATCGCCTTCTTTATCGGAAATAGCATAATGTTCATCTTTGGAGCGGTAGGGGGAGCTGTTACGGGAAGTCCTGATATCTTTGACATCCTAATTTCCCAAGGACTGATGATACCAGCAATTGTGGTATTAGGATTAAATATTTGGACCACCAATAATAATGCTCTATATACCTCAGGACTAGGTCTTGCCAATATCACTAAAATTAAAATGCAGCCTATGGTTCTTATTGGAGGCGCCATTGGTACAGTGGCAGCTCTATGGCTATATAATAATTTCGTAACCTATCTAAGCTTACTTGGAGGCATGATTCCACCAGTTGGCGTAGTCATTATCATTGACTACTTTATGAATAGAAAGAATTATGAAAATGAAGCTTATGAGAAAAAATCAATTAATACAGGGGCCATTTTGGCTGTGGTAGCAGGTTCTTTAGTAGGAGTATTTGTAAAATGGGGAATTGCTCCAGTAAACTCCTTAGTGGTATCCGCTGTAGTCTATTATGCATTTGAGTTAATCAATAATAAATAA